Proteins from a genomic interval of Hoplias malabaricus isolate fHopMal1 chromosome 13, fHopMal1.hap1, whole genome shotgun sequence:
- the cbx8a gene encoding chromobox protein homolog 8a: MELSAVGERVFAAESIIKRRIRRGRMEYLVKWKGWSQKYSTWEPEENILDERLFAAFEERERERELYGPKKRGPKPETFLLKAKAKASAKNYDFRREMSREIRVSFPVAEPVVTPRAREGLRTVVPTIYPPSTVNRGESVRFSYPEPERKSRHEQVHIDFHNAPKKRGPKPKLCFPGDAPSSYPSAVSYKRRVDEHFSLSRSNTGAQLTQQFRSRDVQKHVSRTSLYGSSEPTDDDRLSPDPLNVEEEGGGGGELWSPCLKNMEKVIVTDITSNSLTVTIKESSTDKGFFREKR; the protein is encoded by the exons ATGGAGCTGTCTGCCGTCGGGGAGCGGGTGTTCGCCGCCGAGTCCATCATCAAGCGCCGCATTAGAAGA GGTCGGATGGAGTATCTGGTGAAGTGGAAAGGCTGGTCTCAAAA ATACAGCACCTGGGAACCGGAGGAAAATATCCTCGACGAACGTCTCTTCGCTGCTTTCGAGGAGAG AGAGCGCGAGAGGGAACTGTACGGGCCGAAAAAGAGGGGCCCGAAGCCCGAGACTTTCTTATTAAAG GCCAAAGCTAAAGCCAGCGCCAAAAATTATGACTTTAGAAGAGAGATGTCGCGAGAAATCCGGGTGTCTTTCCCTGTGGCGGAGCCGGTGGTTACCCCACGAGCTCGGGAAGGTCTTCGGACTGTGGTGCCCACTATCTATCCCCCAAGCACCGTGAACCGGGGTGAAAGCGTTCGGTTTAGTTACCCAGAGCCAGAGAGGAAGTCTCGGCATGAGCAGGTTCACATTGACTTTCATAACGCTCCTAAAAAGAGAGGACCAAAACCAAAGCTTTGTTTCCCGGGCGACGCTCCGAGCAGCTACCCGTCCGCGGTAAGCTATAAGCGGAGAGTGGACGAGCACTTCTCCCTGAGCCGCTCCAACACGGGGGCACAACTGACACAGCAGTTTCGGAGCAGAGACGTTCAGAAGCACGTCTCCAGAACCAGCTTATATGGATCCAGTGAGCCGACCGATGATGACAGACTCTCTCCAGATCCACTGAACGTGgaggaagaaggaggaggaggaggcgagCTGTGGAGCCCATGTCTGAAAAACATGGAGAAGGTGATAGTGACGGACATCACCAGTAACTCTCTGACTGTAACGATTAAAGAGAGCTCCACAGACAAAGGCTTCTTCAGGGAAAAAAGATGA